One genomic region from Anabaena sp. PCC 7108 encodes:
- a CDS encoding methylmalonic aciduria and homocystinuria type D protein: MNLVGKTGQAVQISIHNPSQYICANCEQILPDWKQQQFLWVVVVLQQSRYPLLEKTAQVETEKERLREKFMRFGCDLSFNLRDRGYVTDLIDPRTGYPLLSHPGAVPHDDTAVATALLNYPVIKNKCRVLVHPQWGTAVYPSVLLSEAPPEMIELVTRAIAPLHGWTELAN, translated from the coding sequence ATGAATTTAGTTGGCAAAACAGGACAAGCGGTTCAAATTTCCATTCATAATCCCAGTCAATATATCTGTGCCAACTGCGAACAGATATTACCAGATTGGAAACAGCAACAGTTTTTATGGGTTGTGGTCGTCTTGCAACAATCACGATATCCATTGCTGGAAAAAACGGCGCAAGTCGAGACAGAGAAAGAAAGATTACGAGAAAAGTTTATGCGGTTTGGTTGCGATTTGTCCTTTAATTTGCGCGATCGCGGTTATGTGACCGACCTAATTGACCCCCGTACAGGTTATCCCTTACTTTCCCATCCTGGTGCAGTTCCCCACGACGACACAGCTGTAGCTACAGCTTTACTTAACTATCCTGTCATCAAAAATAAATGCCGTGTGCTAGTTCATCCTCAATGGGGAACTGCTGTTTATCCTAGCGTTTTGCTTTCCGAAGCGCCCCCAGAAATGATTGAATTGGTAACCAGAGCGATCGCTCCTCTACATGGTTGGACGGAGTTAGCAAATTAG
- a CDS encoding MotA/TolQ/ExbB proton channel family protein, producing the protein MELNNLFKAGGVVMWPLLFFSVLAVALIIERITFWVRLSGRQNRVVREVLKFYRQGNVVSALDHLHNNVDLPVARIFLAALELEEPTPEEFRLALESEAQGEIPLLKRFQNIFDTIIGLAPLLGLLGTVLGLIASFASLNIGDVGGTKTSGVTSGISEALVSTASGLVVAIITLFFANTFRGLYIRQIAWIQEYGGQLELLYRRRYEKGDK; encoded by the coding sequence ATGGAACTTAATAATCTGTTTAAAGCTGGTGGGGTAGTGATGTGGCCACTGCTGTTTTTTTCAGTATTAGCAGTGGCGCTAATTATTGAACGTATCACCTTTTGGGTAAGGCTAAGTGGTCGTCAAAATCGAGTAGTCCGGGAAGTGCTGAAGTTTTATCGTCAAGGTAATGTAGTTAGTGCTTTAGATCATTTACATAACAATGTTGATTTACCCGTCGCTCGGATTTTTTTAGCAGCTTTAGAATTAGAAGAACCAACCCCAGAGGAATTCCGCTTGGCTTTAGAAAGTGAAGCACAGGGAGAAATTCCTTTACTCAAAAGGTTCCAAAACATTTTTGATACAATTATTGGTCTTGCTCCCCTATTGGGACTTCTCGGCACAGTTTTGGGGTTAATTGCTTCTTTTGCTTCTTTAAATATTGGCGATGTTGGTGGTACAAAAACCTCTGGTGTCACCTCTGGGATTAGTGAAGCCTTGGTATCCACAGCGTCAGGTTTAGTTGTTGCTATCATTACTCTTTTCTTTGCGAATACCTTTCGGGGACTCTATATACGGCAGATTGCTTGGATTCAAGAATATGGCGGACAGTTAGAATTACTTTACCGCCGTCGCTATGAAAAAGGAGATAAATAG
- a CDS encoding RNA-guided endonuclease TnpB family protein produces MGVQQVLLSPDNETKAVLQYLCQQSGKLYNSGVYFARQTFFKTGKLLTGKFDLIYEPSVSKTMVAQSMPSIPAQQTLLSVIEAVKSFKELRSLFLKGQLHFQPKAPGYLTDSKLFKVTYPHSGGQKPTLINGQLRFSLGLTVKRWFGLSEFFLPMPSNLDIAKVKEFTILPKNGAFYLEMSYDVEKQLHHDLDINQALSIDLGTADNLAACVDTLGNSLLIDARAIKSMNQLWNKKVSTRKEGRPEAYWDNWLDRVTRKRNHQMRDGINKAAKLIVDHCLKYGIGTLVIGWNEGFKFNANMGRINNQKFVQIPLGKLKDRLKQLCDLHGIRFQETEEAYTSKASFLDGDSLPKFGDKPDGWKASGRRVQRGLYKLGNGSIVNADLNGAANILSTRTELITQCHCEWNAVE; encoded by the coding sequence ATGGGAGTGCAGCAGGTTTTGTTGTCTCCCGATAATGAAACAAAGGCAGTATTACAATATCTCTGTCAGCAGTCAGGGAAGCTCTACAACAGTGGTGTCTATTTCGCTAGACAAACATTTTTTAAAACTGGAAAGTTGTTAACAGGTAAATTCGACTTGATTTACGAGCCTTCAGTTTCTAAAACTATGGTTGCCCAATCAATGCCATCTATCCCAGCACAACAAACTTTATTGTCTGTAATTGAGGCTGTTAAATCTTTTAAAGAATTACGTTCTTTGTTTCTCAAAGGTCAATTACACTTTCAACCTAAAGCCCCCGGCTATCTCACAGATTCTAAACTTTTCAAAGTTACCTATCCTCATAGCGGTGGACAAAAGCCAACTCTCATTAATGGACAACTTAGATTTTCGTTAGGGTTAACTGTAAAAAGATGGTTTGGACTATCTGAATTTTTCCTTCCGATGCCGTCAAATCTAGATATTGCCAAGGTTAAAGAGTTTACTATCCTACCTAAGAACGGTGCTTTTTATCTAGAGATGTCTTATGACGTTGAGAAACAACTTCATCACGATTTAGACATCAATCAAGCTCTGTCTATTGACTTGGGAACGGCTGATAATTTAGCGGCTTGTGTTGATACATTGGGTAATTCCCTATTGATTGATGCCCGTGCGATCAAGTCAATGAACCAGTTGTGGAATAAGAAAGTATCAACACGAAAAGAGGGAAGACCAGAAGCTTATTGGGATAATTGGTTAGACCGTGTGACCCGTAAACGTAACCATCAAATGCGTGATGGGATTAATAAAGCCGCAAAACTAATTGTTGACCATTGCTTAAAATATGGCATTGGTACGTTAGTAATTGGCTGGAATGAGGGTTTTAAATTTAATGCCAACATGGGGAGAATTAACAATCAAAAGTTTGTCCAAATTCCTTTAGGTAAACTTAAGGATAGGTTAAAACAACTCTGTGATTTACACGGTATTAGATTTCAAGAAACCGAAGAAGCATATACATCAAAAGCTAGTTTTCTCGATGGAGACTCCCTACCTAAGTTCGGTGACAAACCAGACGGGTGGAAAGCATCTGGAAGGCGTGTTCAGCGTGGTTTGTATAAGTTAGGTAATGGTTCAATCGTGAATGCCGATTTGAACGGAGCCGCTAACATTTTAAGTACTAGGACAGAATTAATTACACAATGTCATTGCGAATGGAACGCAGTGGAATGA
- a CDS encoding HlyD family secretion protein — MSTTTQTRFRPDLVITETQKVGDQAKSYFIKNPTSGETFLLREEELFICRLLDGSSDSQQIISSFSESFSKVLTEEDLRNFIEQINGLGLLERIPTITNDRGGAITESASEAKSSAAVEDEDNEFTELRFVLYNPEPTFNFLAAVTRPFNLLFVALTWLLIPGFFVALQLFFRQQALFLYDLTSIDKELDYISSFLLSLISVNIFSRIVAGAVFAHFGGQVKELGIRLHFGILPRFFISRYGLRKTSRSVKLWSYCSAPAARAFIFIVGIIAWYGFRGTGTQLAYWSAMIGQVGLVSFLLIALPLRQSDVFKWVITYYNLPPHLFQEAFYILLAKLKFRPLPTTISQRKQQILLAYASGLILVWGYLVLSIVPDISTKLESIFPGILGRVTSYIVLFLVIVAFIRWLAFVIPEVTRFNRKKTVTSSTSTNSEKLISTKDKAVQSVSNFLSSNWIQLTVLVCLAIILCLPFSYSPGGELQLIPPSQEQIQAPVEGKITQVFFNGGDGQRIGKRTVVANMLSTDIENKIQTLQEKVKEQQANIDKRQAELSKLVAGARNEEVAVVEAQVSIIQNEVSAVNAQLKAAIDEVEIARKGLQKDNAQAQYSGASADRLKVLYREGGIGRELYEDAKKKHEVDLIQIEQARQTIELKKKNVDEMYQTLAAKQDSLKQARAQLTLILSGSRKEDIEAARQEVKASQSELKQLRKELEYQQAQKKSTQLLMPFNGYLVDSYLNQKIGTYLKQGEKFAVVQDSNLLFGEIRVPEYDAGEIEIGDRAEVKLLLYPNNPFSGKVVSIEPATKVETDSKTDPNSSIQSNLTQTNRVFKVIIDLANSPQTLKTGMSGYAKIDAGRKPLFVLLTRPLVRFIQIEIWSWLP; from the coding sequence ATGTCTACAACGACCCAAACTCGCTTCCGTCCAGATCTTGTCATTACGGAAACCCAAAAAGTAGGAGATCAAGCAAAATCCTATTTTATTAAAAACCCTACATCTGGAGAAACCTTTTTACTTAGGGAGGAAGAACTCTTTATTTGTCGACTATTGGATGGCTCTTCTGATTCTCAACAAATTATTTCCTCATTTAGTGAGTCTTTTAGTAAAGTTCTTACAGAAGAAGATCTACGGAATTTTATTGAACAGATTAATGGACTTGGCTTATTAGAGCGGATTCCTACTATCACTAACGACCGGGGAGGAGCAATCACAGAAAGTGCCTCTGAAGCAAAATCCTCTGCTGCTGTAGAGGATGAAGACAATGAATTTACAGAACTACGCTTCGTACTGTATAACCCAGAACCTACTTTTAATTTTTTGGCTGCTGTCACTCGGCCATTTAATCTCCTATTTGTTGCACTAACGTGGCTGCTGATTCCAGGATTCTTTGTTGCACTCCAACTCTTCTTCCGGCAACAAGCTCTATTCTTGTATGACCTTACTAGTATTGATAAAGAACTTGATTATATCAGTTCCTTTTTGTTGTCTCTCATTAGCGTCAATATTTTTAGCCGCATAGTAGCAGGAGCAGTATTCGCCCATTTTGGTGGACAAGTTAAAGAACTTGGTATCCGACTTCATTTTGGCATCCTTCCTCGCTTTTTTATTAGTAGATACGGTCTCAGAAAGACATCTCGATCTGTAAAGCTCTGGTCTTACTGTTCAGCTCCTGCGGCAAGAGCATTTATATTTATTGTAGGAATTATTGCCTGGTATGGATTTCGAGGAACAGGTACTCAGTTGGCTTATTGGTCAGCAATGATAGGCCAAGTTGGGCTGGTTTCCTTTTTGCTAATCGCTTTACCACTTCGTCAATCTGATGTATTCAAATGGGTAATAACCTATTATAATTTACCTCCCCATTTATTCCAGGAAGCATTCTACATTCTGCTAGCTAAGTTGAAATTTAGACCCTTGCCAACTACTATTTCTCAACGTAAGCAGCAGATATTATTAGCCTATGCTTCTGGACTAATATTAGTTTGGGGATATCTGGTTTTATCTATTGTCCCTGATATCTCAACTAAACTCGAAAGTATCTTTCCAGGAATTTTAGGAAGAGTGACTAGTTATATAGTCTTATTTCTTGTTATAGTTGCCTTTATACGTTGGCTTGCTTTCGTGATTCCAGAAGTCACAAGGTTCAACCGAAAAAAAACGGTTACAAGTTCAACTTCTACAAACTCAGAGAAACTAATATCTACAAAAGATAAAGCTGTCCAAAGTGTCAGTAATTTTCTGTCTAGTAATTGGATTCAGCTAACAGTATTAGTTTGTTTAGCTATTATTCTTTGTCTTCCTTTCTCCTACTCACCTGGTGGAGAACTGCAATTAATACCGCCAAGCCAGGAACAAATTCAAGCGCCTGTTGAAGGCAAAATTACTCAAGTCTTTTTTAACGGTGGTGATGGCCAACGAATCGGTAAGAGAACAGTTGTTGCCAATATGCTTTCCACGGATATTGAGAATAAAATTCAAACCTTGCAAGAAAAAGTCAAGGAACAACAAGCCAATATTGACAAGCGACAGGCTGAACTTAGTAAGTTGGTAGCAGGTGCGAGAAATGAGGAAGTTGCTGTAGTAGAAGCACAAGTAAGCATTATCCAAAATGAAGTTTCTGCTGTAAATGCTCAGTTAAAAGCAGCCATTGATGAAGTTGAAATCGCCAGGAAGGGCTTGCAAAAAGATAATGCCCAAGCTCAATATAGTGGTGCTTCAGCAGATCGGCTAAAAGTATTGTATCGAGAAGGCGGTATAGGCCGTGAGCTTTATGAAGATGCTAAGAAAAAACATGAAGTGGATCTAATTCAAATTGAACAAGCACGGCAAACCATAGAACTCAAGAAGAAGAACGTGGATGAAATGTATCAAACATTGGCAGCCAAGCAAGATAGTCTCAAGCAAGCTCGTGCGCAACTAACTCTAATACTTAGTGGTTCTCGTAAAGAAGATATTGAAGCAGCTCGCCAAGAAGTGAAAGCATCTCAGTCAGAATTAAAGCAGTTACGCAAGGAATTGGAATATCAACAAGCTCAAAAGAAAAGCACTCAGTTATTGATGCCTTTCAATGGATACTTAGTAGACTCGTATCTCAATCAGAAAATTGGCACTTACTTGAAGCAAGGAGAAAAGTTTGCCGTTGTCCAAGATAGTAATCTGCTATTTGGCGAAATTCGAGTTCCTGAATATGATGCCGGTGAAATTGAGATTGGAGATCGAGCTGAAGTCAAGTTACTGTTATATCCCAATAATCCTTTCTCCGGGAAAGTTGTTTCTATAGAACCTGCGACTAAAGTTGAAACTGATTCCAAAACTGACCCTAACTCTTCGATTCAAAGTAATCTTACCCAAACTAATCGAGTTTTCAAAGTTATAATTGATCTAGCTAATTCTCCCCAGACATTAAAAACTGGAATGTCTGGCTATGCCAAAATTGATGCTGGTAGAAAACCATTATTCGTACTACTGACTCGGCCATTAGTTAGATTCATTCAAATAGAAATATGGTCTTGGTTGCCTTAA
- a CDS encoding helix-turn-helix domain-containing protein, giving the protein MKVTKTLSIETPGLGAKIKLTRESDPRSLKAICEAAGISQMNWYRIEKEQQSLPEETLRKIEEVLGVDFGVSFDD; this is encoded by the coding sequence ATGAAAGTAACGAAAACGCTGTCAATTGAGACTCCCGGATTAGGCGCAAAAATAAAATTGACCAGAGAATCCGATCCTCGGTCTTTAAAAGCGATTTGCGAAGCGGCTGGTATATCTCAAATGAATTGGTATCGAATTGAGAAGGAACAACAAAGCCTCCCAGAAGAAACGCTTCGCAAGATTGAAGAAGTTTTAGGTGTAGATTTTGGCGTAAGTTTTGACGATTAA
- a CDS encoding Mor transcription activator family protein has translation MENSDISEVLPKTLKDLNKLIGLDATLSLVEKFGGSALYIPKSIKEGHKLSYLAYEHIELLVREFAGTFIYIPLCRAMEKSVRNQKIAEKRQSGTIDALAKEFNLSRRYIWYLLKKEKDNNASEVNDQSVT, from the coding sequence ATGGAAAACAGCGATATTTCTGAAGTTTTGCCCAAAACTCTTAAAGATTTAAATAAATTAATTGGACTAGATGCTACTCTTTCCCTGGTAGAGAAATTTGGCGGATCAGCGCTCTACATCCCTAAATCCATAAAAGAGGGACACAAGCTCTCCTACCTTGCTTATGAGCATATCGAACTATTGGTGCGAGAATTCGCGGGTACTTTTATATACATCCCTCTATGTAGAGCGATGGAAAAAAGCGTCAGAAATCAAAAGATTGCTGAAAAAAGACAGTCTGGAACTATTGACGCTTTAGCAAAAGAATTTAATTTGAGTCGAAGATATATTTGGTATCTATTAAAAAAAGAAAAGGATAACAATGCCTCAGAGGTCAACGATCAGTCTGTTACCTGA
- a CDS encoding ParA family protein, whose translation MANQTLEQALASLPDSAQEPVISSLFMPHLFKALGFTPTEVFPEYRTGHGNEAVDFALRHNPDDTDIFLHTKTNPKILIEIKGKDINLAESTTEYHKTVKQLKKYLLSPNCKTVEWGIITNSSHLQLFRKHGKVIHPATQCLEIDTNNITKIIKQIKQKIHSPATALTVTIYNNKGGVGKTTTTVNLAAILTLQGKRVLAVDFDPNQRDLTSSLNIKQNKDTLYSLLEDKKDLISIKNVLQTYSMEFKPIKKTFSFDVIPCDTELGNKSEQELIKQLKIPRLKQILDKVKTNYDYILIDSSPNWRFFSISALTAADVILIPTKHNNIFSLTNAATAIKHYIPKIQQLKKDGTPIALPIFWNGEKTTTPAKEAAHKAIDYIIKQSKADSENPFNLLPYFYPHYTSTTRNREIFEIPGYANIANATFAQIPSVYKDKTAHQYYLDLAKEYFLDR comes from the coding sequence ATGGCAAACCAAACCCTTGAACAAGCCCTAGCCAGTCTTCCTGACAGCGCACAGGAACCTGTAATTAGCTCATTATTCATGCCTCACTTGTTCAAGGCACTCGGCTTCACCCCCACAGAAGTATTTCCTGAATACCGCACAGGTCATGGTAACGAAGCAGTAGACTTTGCCCTACGCCACAACCCAGATGACACAGATATATTTCTTCACACCAAAACCAACCCCAAAATATTAATTGAAATCAAAGGCAAAGATATAAACCTTGCCGAAAGTACAACCGAATATCACAAAACCGTCAAACAACTAAAAAAATATCTGCTTTCCCCAAACTGCAAAACCGTAGAATGGGGTATCATCACCAACTCATCCCATTTGCAACTATTCAGAAAACACGGTAAAGTCATTCATCCCGCCACGCAATGTCTAGAAATAGACACTAATAACATCACTAAAATCATCAAACAAATCAAACAGAAAATACACAGTCCAGCCACAGCCTTAACCGTCACCATCTACAACAACAAAGGTGGCGTAGGCAAAACCACAACCACCGTCAACCTAGCTGCAATCCTCACCTTGCAAGGTAAACGAGTATTAGCCGTAGACTTCGACCCCAACCAAAGAGACTTAACATCATCATTAAATATTAAACAAAATAAAGATACTTTATATTCACTTTTAGAAGATAAAAAAGACCTTATTTCTATCAAAAATGTACTCCAAACTTACTCAATGGAATTTAAACCTATAAAAAAGACCTTCAGTTTTGACGTAATACCTTGTGACACAGAATTAGGCAACAAAAGCGAACAAGAACTCATCAAACAACTCAAAATTCCCAGACTCAAACAAATATTAGACAAAGTAAAAACCAACTACGACTACATCCTTATAGACTCCTCACCCAACTGGAGATTTTTCAGCATCAGCGCCCTCACCGCCGCAGACGTAATATTAATCCCCACCAAACACAACAACATCTTCTCTCTAACCAACGCCGCCACAGCCATCAAACACTACATCCCAAAAATCCAACAACTCAAAAAAGACGGCACACCCATAGCTCTACCCATATTTTGGAACGGTGAAAAAACTACCACACCCGCCAAAGAAGCCGCCCATAAAGCCATAGACTACATCATCAAACAGTCCAAAGCAGATTCAGAAAACCCCTTTAACCTTCTCCCCTACTTCTACCCACACTACACATCAACCACGCGAAATCGTGAGATATTTGAAATCCCAGGCTACGCAAACATAGCTAACGCCACCTTTGCTCAAATACCATCCGTTTACAAAGATAAAACCGCCCACCAATACTATTTAGACCTAGCCAAAGAATATTTTTTAGATCGCTAA
- a CDS encoding DUF3486 family protein has protein sequence MPQRSTISLLPEDIRAWLNASLINKAFSGYQDLANALAEKGYEISRSSIHRYGVKFEAQLTELKEATEQALALADACGDDQNALGDALTRLTQMKAYQALMEMSDVREMSLPQLGRMVADLNRSSVTVKKYSAEVRKKIDEKLKILEAEAIKAGGEGDENPHLKTLKRVREEVYGLF, from the coding sequence ATGCCTCAGAGGTCAACGATCAGTCTGTTACCTGAAGATATTCGAGCTTGGTTGAATGCCAGCTTGATTAATAAGGCATTTTCGGGATATCAGGATTTGGCTAATGCGTTGGCGGAAAAGGGATATGAAATTAGTCGATCATCAATCCATCGTTACGGCGTAAAGTTTGAGGCACAATTAACTGAATTGAAGGAAGCTACCGAACAGGCTTTAGCGTTGGCAGATGCTTGTGGAGATGATCAAAATGCCTTGGGGGATGCTCTCACTCGCTTAACGCAAATGAAGGCTTATCAGGCATTAATGGAGATGTCTGATGTCAGGGAGATGTCTTTGCCTCAGTTAGGGCGAATGGTGGCGGATTTGAACCGCTCTAGTGTGACGGTGAAGAAATACTCGGCTGAAGTGCGGAAGAAAATTGATGAGAAATTAAAGATTTTGGAGGCTGAAGCGATTAAGGCTGGGGGTGAAGGAGATGAGAATCCGCACTTAAAGACTTTAAAGCGGGTGCGTGAGGAAGTCTACGGACTGTTTTAA
- a CDS encoding KilA-N domain-containing protein, with protein MNSITIQTHFYNDHVIDQLAQEARIAKFNIPAGYVNATQMCDASEKQFNDYARLKGTKAYWEALSTETGIPVSELVLVVRGGNDEQRRSQGTWVHPEIAIDLAQWVSVEFRIWANRELKRVIEQKAQDQIETPHNPPKQIESETITITPELPDTALELKLKFENHEIRFMGTAEDPWWSAADICAILEISFDHQTKKLDDYEKRLHPLPTTRGRQKMLCVNKSGFYSLILSSRSPQAKRLKKWVVSAIPFIREITNRQPHEETFSFVNKIDKHQSQEKSKLTEPQTSGIILTTPSIKDISDLFDTTLNDIDPKIVAQIKLKAIASCYPELTAATEIANRILEAPVESQLLNPTQLAQMLNTRTLCNSWTAQKVNTLLIEQGFQEKNPYGNNPPYIPTEKGKPYSRIILTTATTSKTTIQNLRWFQNILDATEI; from the coding sequence ATGAACAGTATAACAATTCAAACACACTTCTACAACGATCACGTCATAGATCAGTTAGCTCAAGAAGCCAGAATTGCTAAATTCAACATTCCCGCAGGTTACGTAAATGCCACTCAGATGTGCGATGCAAGCGAGAAACAATTCAATGATTATGCTCGTTTAAAAGGCACAAAGGCTTACTGGGAGGCGCTTTCGACAGAAACGGGAATTCCCGTTTCTGAACTTGTACTCGTAGTTAGGGGTGGAAACGATGAGCAAAGGCGATCGCAAGGAACATGGGTACACCCTGAAATTGCCATTGATTTAGCCCAATGGGTAAGTGTAGAATTCCGCATCTGGGCAAACAGAGAACTAAAGCGCGTTATAGAACAAAAAGCCCAAGACCAAATAGAAACACCACACAACCCACCCAAACAGATTGAATCAGAAACAATCACAATCACGCCTGAACTGCCAGATACAGCCTTAGAGTTAAAACTCAAATTTGAAAACCACGAAATTCGTTTCATGGGTACAGCCGAAGATCCTTGGTGGTCTGCCGCCGATATCTGCGCCATTTTGGAAATCAGCTTCGACCACCAAACCAAGAAACTGGATGACTACGAGAAACGGCTACACCCACTGCCCACCACGCGTGGTCGTCAAAAAATGCTTTGCGTCAACAAATCCGGTTTCTACTCCCTCATCCTGTCAAGCCGCAGTCCCCAAGCCAAGCGACTCAAAAAGTGGGTAGTGTCAGCTATCCCCTTCATCCGCGAAATCACCAATCGCCAACCGCACGAAGAAACATTCTCCTTCGTCAACAAAATCGACAAACATCAATCACAGGAAAAGTCCAAATTAACCGAACCACAAACAAGCGGAATCATACTCACCACGCCCTCAATCAAAGACATATCCGACTTATTTGATACCACCCTGAACGACATAGACCCCAAAATAGTCGCTCAAATCAAACTCAAAGCCATAGCCAGTTGTTACCCAGAACTAACAGCTGCAACTGAAATAGCCAACCGCATCCTAGAAGCCCCGGTTGAAAGCCAACTACTTAACCCAACACAGCTTGCACAGATGCTCAATACCCGCACCCTGTGTAACTCCTGGACAGCACAGAAGGTGAACACACTCCTGATAGAGCAAGGCTTTCAAGAGAAAAATCCTTACGGCAACAATCCCCCGTACATCCCCACAGAAAAAGGCAAGCCATACAGCCGCATCATCCTCACCACTGCCACCACCAGCAAAACCACAATTCAAAATCTACGCTGGTTTCAAAACATTTTAGACGCAACAGAAATCTAA
- a CDS encoding terminase large subunit domain-containing protein, which yields MTAIPLYDYEKLWLKDKNRFKIGMFARQTGKTFTTTLEVVDSCFASQAMGRKKRWVILSRGERQAKEAMDEGIKLHSKAYSLTIES from the coding sequence ATGACTGCAATACCTTTATACGATTATGAAAAGTTGTGGTTGAAGGATAAGAACCGATTCAAAATTGGGATGTTTGCCCGTCAAACTGGCAAGACTTTTACAACGACTTTGGAGGTTGTTGATAGCTGCTTTGCATCTCAGGCGATGGGTAGGAAGAAGCGGTGGGTGATTCTCTCTAGGGGGGAACGTCAGGCTAAGGAAGCGATGGATGAGGGGATTAAGTTGCACTCTAAGGCGTATTCCCTGACGATTGAGTC
- a CDS encoding sulfotransferase gives MSFPQPVIILASPRSFTSLVCAMLGQHPEAYGVPEINLFVKETLQELVDVSQGARQFILHGLLRTIAQLYSGEQTIESVAMARRWIGQRLDYNTADIYWDLCNKVAPLRIIDKSPAYPKQITTLQRINKTFPDAYYLYITRHPREQGKSMMKAPQAVAELAVADSLDYSVYPPVIDPQYDWYRSQSRILDFLNTIPAHQQMFIRGEEIISNPEAYLDKICHWLGLSWNESAYQAMLRTEQSPYACMGPYGTEWGNNPGFQKSPVFRPSTSKISKLAGPLPWSKDKKGFLPEVLYLARELGYE, from the coding sequence ATGTCATTTCCTCAACCTGTAATTATACTGGCATCTCCGCGCTCTTTTACTTCACTAGTCTGTGCCATGCTGGGTCAGCATCCAGAAGCTTATGGAGTACCAGAAATAAATTTGTTTGTCAAAGAAACTTTGCAAGAACTGGTAGATGTGAGCCAGGGCGCGCGCCAGTTCATACTTCATGGATTGTTGAGGACAATCGCACAACTTTACAGCGGTGAGCAGACTATAGAATCAGTGGCAATGGCTCGCCGCTGGATTGGACAACGACTTGATTACAACACAGCAGATATCTATTGGGATCTCTGTAATAAAGTTGCTCCTCTACGAATTATCGATAAAAGTCCCGCATACCCCAAACAAATTACAACACTACAACGTATCAATAAAACTTTCCCTGACGCTTATTATCTCTACATTACTCGTCATCCCCGAGAACAAGGAAAATCAATGATGAAAGCGCCCCAAGCTGTTGCGGAGCTAGCCGTCGCTGACTCTCTTGACTATTCTGTCTATCCCCCTGTGATTGATCCTCAATATGACTGGTATAGAAGTCAATCCAGAATTTTAGACTTTCTGAATACAATTCCAGCTCATCAACAGATGTTTATCCGCGGGGAAGAAATCATTAGTAATCCTGAGGCATACCTAGATAAAATTTGTCATTGGTTAGGTTTAAGTTGGAATGAGTCAGCTTATCAAGCTATGTTACGTACCGAGCAATCTCCTTATGCGTGCATGGGTCCATATGGAACTGAATGGGGAAACAATCCAGGATTTCAAAAGTCCCCGGTTTTTCGTCCATCAACTAGTAAAATATCGAAATTGGCAGGTCCATTGCCTTGGTCTAAAGATAAAAAAGGATTTCTTCCTGAAGTTCTTTATCTAGCGAGAGAACTAGGATATGAATAA